Proteins co-encoded in one Marinobacter qingdaonensis genomic window:
- a CDS encoding sugar ABC transporter permease, producing MKSTALNAGTVSSATEANKDKRKTSRLSRYMVSPSVLVLLLWMVIPLSMTIYFSLIRYNLLYPGDNEFVGLENFQFFVTDFGFMAGMSNTLLLVGAVLLITVVFGVLISLLINQAFWGQGIVRILLISPFFIMPTVNALVWKNLLLHPVSGVFAAIWKFFGAQPIDWFAEYPLFSIIMIVSWQWLPFAILLLMTALQSLDQEQQEAARLDGAGPVAMFFHLTLPHLARPIAVVVMIETIFLLSIFAEIFTTTGGGPGYETTNLAYLIYSQALLQFDVGLASAGGLIAVILANIAAFFLVRLIGKSLTEKQ from the coding sequence ATGAAATCAACCGCTCTTAACGCTGGCACCGTGAGTTCCGCCACGGAAGCCAACAAGGACAAACGAAAGACCTCGCGCTTGAGTCGCTACATGGTGTCACCGTCAGTCCTTGTGCTGTTGCTGTGGATGGTGATCCCGCTGTCCATGACCATCTACTTTTCGTTGATCCGCTACAACCTGTTGTACCCAGGGGATAACGAATTCGTGGGGCTGGAGAACTTCCAGTTCTTCGTCACCGATTTTGGCTTTATGGCCGGCATGAGCAACACCTTGCTGCTGGTGGGTGCGGTTCTGCTGATAACCGTGGTGTTTGGTGTCCTCATTTCGCTGCTGATCAACCAGGCGTTTTGGGGGCAGGGCATTGTCCGGATCCTGCTGATCTCTCCGTTTTTTATCATGCCGACCGTGAACGCACTGGTCTGGAAAAACCTGTTGCTTCATCCCGTTTCCGGTGTGTTTGCCGCAATCTGGAAATTTTTCGGGGCCCAACCGATTGACTGGTTCGCCGAATACCCGTTGTTTTCAATCATCATGATCGTGTCCTGGCAATGGCTGCCGTTCGCCATCCTGCTACTGATGACGGCGCTGCAGTCCCTGGACCAGGAACAGCAGGAGGCCGCCCGGCTGGATGGTGCGGGTCCCGTTGCCATGTTCTTCCATTTGACCCTGCCGCATCTGGCTCGCCCGATTGCCGTGGTCGTCATGATTGAAACCATTTTCCTGCTCTCCATTTTTGCGGAGATCTTCACCACCACGGGCGGTGGACCGGGGTACGAAACCACAAACCTCGCTTACCTGATTTACAGCCAGGCGCTGCTGCAGTTCGACGTGGGGCTTGCGTCCGCGGGGGGCTTGATTGCCGTGATTCTGGCCAACATTGCCGCCTTCTTCCTGGTGCGGCTGATCGGCAAAAGCCTGACAGAAAAACAATGA